Proteins from a genomic interval of Gemmatimonadota bacterium:
- a CDS encoding 4-hydroxy-3-methylbut-2-enyl diphosphate reductase, whose translation MMEQTYFRKGFGLRKQLRTVIDAEYHSGIVERLRGRGYEDRFGDVKVRLAREFGFCYGVDRAVDYAYETVHKFPERRIFLAGEIIHNPHVNKRLTEMGIAFINPAPDGTFDFSGVTPEDVVIIPAFGVTVEAFNDLRSLGCITVDTTCGSVLHVWKRVEKYAKDGFTAIVHGKYTHEESRATASQAGKYPEGRYLIVRDMEEARIVCDYIAARPGALDTERLREHFEEKSSDGFDPALHLARVGVANQTTMLASESMAIGREIHRAMVERHGEEHAASHFRSFGTICSATQERQDAILEMMKDPPDVMVVVGGYNSSNTNHLAHLCRSYTRTFHVADANRLDVETGSISHKPELGPDAPEVLEEEWLPEGSFELGITAGASTPDNKIGETLVRLLTIKGIPVPELEPVA comes from the coding sequence ATCATGGAGCAGACCTACTTTCGCAAAGGGTTCGGCCTCAGAAAACAGCTGCGTACGGTAATCGACGCCGAGTATCATTCGGGAATCGTCGAGCGTCTGCGCGGCCGAGGTTACGAAGATCGGTTCGGGGACGTGAAGGTACGTCTCGCCCGGGAGTTCGGCTTCTGCTACGGCGTCGACCGTGCGGTGGATTACGCGTACGAGACCGTGCACAAGTTCCCTGAAAGGCGCATCTTCCTGGCTGGCGAGATCATTCACAACCCTCATGTGAACAAGCGCCTGACCGAGATGGGCATCGCCTTCATCAACCCCGCCCCGGACGGGACCTTCGATTTCTCGGGTGTGACACCCGAGGACGTGGTGATAATTCCGGCGTTCGGCGTCACCGTCGAGGCGTTCAACGATCTGCGCTCGCTGGGGTGCATCACGGTCGATACCACATGCGGCTCGGTCCTGCACGTCTGGAAAAGGGTCGAGAAATACGCCAAGGACGGCTTCACCGCGATCGTGCACGGCAAATACACTCACGAGGAGTCCAGAGCGACCGCGTCACAAGCGGGCAAGTACCCGGAAGGGCGCTACCTCATAGTGCGCGACATGGAGGAAGCGCGCATCGTCTGCGACTACATCGCGGCGAGGCCAGGCGCTCTCGACACCGAAAGGCTGCGGGAGCACTTCGAAGAGAAGTCGAGCGACGGATTCGATCCCGCGCTCCACCTGGCGCGCGTCGGAGTGGCGAACCAGACCACCATGCTGGCCTCCGAATCCATGGCTATCGGGCGGGAAATCCACCGCGCCATGGTGGAACGACACGGCGAAGAGCACGCCGCCTCGCACTTCCGGTCGTTCGGGACGATTTGCTCGGCGACCCAGGAGCGTCAGGACGCCATTCTCGAGATGATGAAGGATCCGCCCGACGTGATGGTCGTGGTCGGGGGCTACAACTCCTCGAACACGAACCATCTCGCCCACCTCTGCCGCAGCTACACCCGGACCTTCCATGTGGCGGATGCGAACCGCCTGGATGTGGAGACCGGGAGCATCAGTCACAAGCCCGAACTCGGGCCCGACGCTCCGGAGGTGCTGGAGGAGGAGTGGCTTCCCGAGGGCTCGTTCGAACTGGGGATCACCGCCGGCGCTTCAACTCCCGACAACAAGATCGGCGAGACGCTCGTGCGACTGCTGACCATCAAGGGAATACCTGTTCCCGAACTGGAACCGGTAGCCTAG
- a CDS encoding alkaline phosphatase family protein: protein MTGSARARSRRALGLIVVMLTVTLAVLWAQREGPVETTESSTEGAESSEPPPLCTRPGHSGGNSDRHLDAPYVILISFDGFRWDYPGRFETPNFDRVAEAGTRAERLIPIFPTKTFPSHYSIATGMYAETHGLVGNRFWSAERDDVYSLGDREAVEDGSWYRGEPIWVTAERQGMVSASFFFVGSEAAIGGVRPTYCRRFDAGIPNDDRVDGVLGWLRLPPRERPHVVTLYFGEVDRAGHDFGPDSEEMRAAIGIVDDALGRLLDGIEALPHGDKVNVVLVSDHGMMFVPAEANDLIDLSLLPGVRMEEGGPYASIFVEGDAQRKRNVRDSLAAMVPLNAVYLREEVPERFRYSTDPNIGDIVIIAAPGRQVRSADRAFRLRDFYNHGWDNLTPEMAGILLAAGPQIAEGAVTGPTEAVHIYPLIAEILGLEPNPEIDGELEAIKGFLRG, encoded by the coding sequence ATGACCGGATCGGCGCGAGCCCGTTCCCGCAGGGCCCTTGGCCTGATCGTTGTCATGCTGACCGTCACGCTTGCGGTACTGTGGGCGCAGCGGGAGGGGCCCGTCGAGACGACGGAGTCAAGCACGGAGGGTGCGGAATCCTCCGAGCCACCCCCGCTCTGCACCCGACCCGGCCACTCCGGCGGCAACAGCGACCGGCATCTCGACGCCCCCTACGTGATCCTGATCTCGTTCGACGGCTTCCGCTGGGATTATCCGGGCCGCTTCGAGACCCCTAACTTCGACCGTGTGGCGGAGGCGGGGACCCGGGCGGAGAGGTTGATCCCGATCTTCCCCACCAAGACCTTTCCTTCGCACTACTCCATCGCGACCGGAATGTACGCCGAGACCCACGGACTGGTCGGGAACAGGTTCTGGTCGGCGGAGAGGGACGACGTCTACTCGCTCGGAGACCGCGAGGCCGTCGAGGACGGAAGCTGGTACCGCGGCGAACCCATTTGGGTGACCGCGGAGCGGCAAGGGATGGTCTCAGCCTCCTTCTTCTTCGTGGGTTCCGAAGCCGCCATAGGGGGCGTGCGTCCCACCTACTGCCGTCGCTTCGACGCCGGGATACCGAATGATGATCGAGTGGACGGGGTTCTCGGCTGGCTGCGCCTCCCCCCCCGCGAGCGCCCGCACGTCGTCACCCTCTACTTCGGCGAGGTCGACAGGGCCGGCCACGACTTCGGGCCGGACAGCGAAGAGATGCGTGCCGCGATCGGCATCGTGGACGACGCCCTGGGTCGCCTCCTGGACGGTATCGAGGCGCTGCCGCACGGCGACAAGGTGAACGTCGTGCTGGTCTCGGACCACGGAATGATGTTCGTCCCCGCCGAGGCCAACGACCTGATCGATCTGTCGCTCCTGCCCGGCGTGCGCATGGAGGAAGGCGGACCCTACGCGAGTATTTTCGTGGAGGGCGACGCCCAACGCAAGCGGAACGTGAGGGATTCCCTCGCCGCGATGGTTCCGCTCAACGCCGTCTACCTGCGGGAAGAGGTGCCCGAGCGTTTCCGGTACTCGACCGATCCCAACATAGGCGATATCGTCATAATCGCCGCCCCCGGCAGACAGGTCAGATCGGCCGACCGGGCCTTCCGGCTGCGCGACTTCTACAACCACGGCTGGGACAACCTGACGCCCGAGATGGCCGGAATTCTTCTGGCCGCCGGCCCCCAGATCGCCGAGGGCGCGGTCACGGGACCGACCGAGGCGGTTCACATTTACCCGCTGATCGCCGAAATACTGGGCCTCGAGCCCAACCCGGAGATCGACGGCGAGCTGGAGGCGATCAAGGGATTCTTGCGGGGCTGA